One stretch of Schizosaccharomyces pombe strain 972h- genome assembly, chromosome: III DNA includes these proteins:
- the ght8 gene encoding hexose transporter Ght8, giving the protein MGKTLTIVMLVFVSMAGWMFGADTGSIGGITNMRDFQSRFADRYNPVTDTYSYSSARQGLITGMVNVGSMTGCILSSPLMDRIGKRVSIMFWTIVYLIGIILQVTAVPSWVQIMVAKIWTGLAIGALSVLAPGFQSEVAPATLRGTIVTTYQLAVTGGIFIAACINMGTHKLHKTAQWRVSMGINLLWGIIMFIGISFLPESPRYLIAIGKDEEALDIMCKNNVLPREHEIIQTEYHVIKTDCEAEMAGGPATWGDILGADIRYRTFLGLGVMSLQQLTGDNYYFYYGFEVFEGTGMNSPYLSALILDAVNFGCTFGGLFVLEFFGRRMPLIIGGVWQSITFFIYAAVGNRALTRKNGTSNHRAGAVMIVFSCLFIFSFAQTWGPAAYVIVGESYPIRYRSKCAAVATTGNWLWGFLITFFTPFISDSIGFKYGYIFAACNLCAACIIFLFAHETKGLTLEEINELYLSGAKPWMPRPENLGQAAKQQQEVLEKSRGVQGESAAHLENVDNEGMEDTSSNDITSSTSSSEGRAKPESNYVDEQDRYA; this is encoded by the coding sequence ATGGGTAAGACATTGACCATTGTCATGTTGGTCTTCGTGTCCATGGCCGGATGGATGTTTGGCGCCGATACCGGTTCCATTGGTGGTATCACCAACATGAGAGATTTCCAATCTCGTTTCGCAGATCGGTATAATCCGGTGACTGACACGTATTCGTATTCTTCAGCGCGACAAGGTTTAATTACTGGTATGGTTAACGTTGGTTCTATGACTGGTTGTATTTTGTCTTCTCCTCTTATGGATCGCATTGGCAAGCGTGTTTCCATTATGTTTTGGactattgtttatttgattGGTATTATTCTTCAAGTTACCGCTGTCCCATCTTGGGTCCAAATCATGGTTGCTAAGATTTGGACTGGTCTTGCCATTGGTGCCTTGTCTGTGCTTGCCCCCGGTTTCCAATCTGAGGTTGCTCCCGCTACCCTTCGTGGTACCATTGTCACCACCTATCAATTGGCTGTCACTGGTGGTATTTTCATTGCCGCTTGTATCAACATGGGTACTCACAAGTTGCACAAGACTGCTCAATGGCGTGTATCCATGGGTATTAACTTGCTTTGGGGTATTATCATGTTCATCGGTATTTCTTTCCTTCCTGAATCCCCTCGTTATTTGATTGCTATTGGTAAAGATGAAGAGGCTCTTGACATTATGTGCAAAAACAACGTTCTTCCTCGTGAACACGAAATTATTCAAACGGAATACCATGTCATTAAAACTGACTGTGAAGCTGAAATGGCCGGTGGTCCCGCTACTTGGGGTGACATTCTAGGTGCGGATATTCGTTATCGTACCTTCCTTGGTCTTGGTGTCATGTCTCTTCAACAACTTACCGGTGATAACTACTACTTCTACTATGGTTTCGAGGTGTTTGAGGGTACTGGTATGAACTCTCCTTATCTTTCTGCTTTGATTCTTGATGCCGTTAACTTTGGATGTACGTTTGGTGGTCTTTTCGTCCTAGAGTTCTTTGGTCGTCGTATGCCATTGATTATTGGTGGTGTTTGGCAATCCATtactttcttcatttaCGCAGCTGTTGGTAATCGTGCTCTTACTCGTAAGAATGGTACCTCAAACCATCGTGCCGGTGCCGTTATGATTGTGTTCTCAtgtcttttcattttcagttTTGCTCAAACTTGGGGTCCTGCCGCATACGTTATCGTTGGTGAATCGTATCCCATTCGTTATCGTTCCAAGTGTGCTGCCGTCGCTACCACTGGTAACTGGTTGTGGGGTTTCCTTATTACTTTCTTTACTCCCTTCATTAGTGACTCCATTGGATTCAAGTATGGTTATATTTTCGCTGCCTGTAATTTGTGTGCTGcttgtattattttcttgtttgCCCATGAAACCAAAGGTCTTACCTTGGAAGAGATTAACGAACTGTATCTCTCCGGCGCTAAGCCCTGGATGCCTAGGCCCGAGAATCTCGGACAAGCTGCAAAGCAACAACAAGAGGTTCTTGAAAAATCTCGTGGTGTTCAAGGTGAAAGTGCCGCTCATCTTGAAAACGTTGACAATGAGGGTATGGAGGATACTTCGAGTAACGACATTACATCTTCTACCTCTTCTTCTGAAGGCCGTGCTAAGCCTGAGTCTAACTATGTTGATGAACAAGATCGCTACGCATAA
- the ght1 gene encoding plasma membrane high-affinity glucose:proton symporter Ght1, translating to MSKTLTITMLLFVSMAGWMFGADTGSIGGITNMRDFQSRFADRYNPVTDTYSYSSARQGLITGMVNVGSFFGCLISSPTTDRIGKRNSIIGFCVIYLIGVIIQVTAVPSWVQIMVAKIWTGLGIGALSVLAPGYQSEVAPPHIRGTIVVTYQLCVTAGIFIAACINMGTHKLYKTAQWRVSIGINLLWGIITLVGVSFLSESPRYLVSIGKDDEAIQVMCKNAELPPDSDIIQTEYKQIKSDCEAAVEGGPCTWPEIFGKEIRYRTFLGMAIMSFNQLTGCNYYFYYGTQVFKGTGMESPYLASLILDAVNFGCTFGGLFVLEYCGRRVPLIIGGVWQSICFFIYAAVGNRALTRKNGTSNHRAGAVMIVFSCLFIFSFAQTWGPAAYVIVGESYPIRYRSKCAAVATTSNWLWNFLISFFTPFITNSIGFKYGYIFASCNLCASIVTFLFAHESKGLTLEEINELYLSDAKPWMSRPKNLSEMAEAKEVEREETRPKGESARYLEHADSNSDSEDLSSSANNDVHEPVARQDPFNENEVEKSRTRPSQESYTTSSN from the coding sequence ATGAGTAAGACATTGACCATTACGATGCTGTTGTTTGTGTCCATGGCCGGATGGATGTTCGGTGCTGACACGGGTTCCATTGGTGGTATCACCAATATGCGAGACTTTCAATCTCGTTTCGCAGATCGGTATAATCCGGTGACTGACACGTATTCGTATTCTTCAGCGCGGCAAGGTTTAATTACTGGTATGGTCAACGTTGGTTCTTTCTTCGGCTGTTTAATTTCTTCTCCCACTACTGATCGAATTGGTAAGCGTAATTCCATTATTGGGTTCTGTGTTATTTACCTCATCGGCGTTATCATTCAAGTCACCGCTGTTCCATCCTGGGTCCAAATCATGGTTGCTAAGATTTGGACCGGTCTAGGAATCGGTGCCTTGTCTGTGCTTGCTCCCGGTTACCAATCTGAAGTGGCTCCTCCCCATATTCGTGGTACCATTGTCGTTACCTATCAATTGTGTGTTACAGCTGGTATTTTCATTGCCGCTTGTATCAACATGGGTACCCACAAACTTTATAAAACTGCTCAATGGCGTGTATCCATCGGTATTAACTTGCTCTGGGGTATCATCACCCTTGTCGGTGTCTCATTCTTGTCGGAATCTCCTCGTTATCTTGTGTCCATTGGTAAGGATGATGAGGCAATCCAGGTTATGTGTAAGAACGCTGAGCTTCCTCCCGATTCGGACATCATTCAAACGGAATACAAGCAAATCAAGTCGGACTGTGAAGCCGCCGTCGAGGGTGGTCCATGCACATGGCCAGAGATTTTTGGTAAGGAAATCAGATACAGAACATTTTTGGGAATGGCTATTATGTCCTTTAACCAATTGACCGGTTGCAACTATTATTTCTACTACGGTACCCAAGTGTTCAAGGGAACCGGTATGGAATCTCCTTACTTGGCCTCATTGATTCTTGATGCCGTTAACTTTGGATGTACGTTTGGTGGTCTTTTCGTACTTGAATATTGCGGACGTCGTGTTCCATTGATCATCGGTGGTGTTTGGCAATCCATTTGTTTCTTCATCTATGCAGCTGTTGGTAATCGTGCTCTTACTCGTAAGAATGGTACCTCAAACCATCGTGCCGGTGCCGTTATGATTGTGTTCTCAtgtcttttcattttcagttTTGCTCAAACTTGGGGTCCTGCCGCATACGTTATCGTTGGTGAATCGTATCCCATTCGTTATCGTTCCAAGTGTGCTGCCGTTGCGACAACTAGTAATTGGCTTTGGAATTTCTTGATTTCCTTCTTCACTCCATTTATCACCAACTCCATTGGATTCAAGTATGGTTACATCTTTGCATCGTGCAACCTTTGTGCCTCCATCGTAACGTTCTTGTTTGCTCACGAGTCCAAGGGTCTTACCTTGGAAGAAATTAACGAACTCTATCTCTCTGACGCCAAACCCTGGATGTCACGTCCCAAGAATTTGTCGGAAATGGCAGAAGCCAAAGAAGTGGAGCGCGAGGAGACTCGTCCAAAGGGCGAATCAGCCAGATATTTGGAGCACGCTGATTCCAATTCCGATTCTGAAGACCTCTCTTCCAGTGCGAACAACGACGTTCATGAGCCTGTTGCCCGCCAAGATccatttaatgaaaatgaagtgGAAAAGTCTCGTACCCGACCAAGCCAAGAATCATACACAACCTCCTCCAACTAA